One Methylomarinovum tepidoasis DNA window includes the following coding sequences:
- a CDS encoding ParA family protein — protein MRRVIFNQKGGVGKSTITCNLAAISAAEGKSTLVVDLDIQGNTTHYLLGGKIEDPEETLAKFFRDTLTINPFAKNQKASARELIQDTPFPNLYLLASHPDMEELQTRLESRHKIYKLREALEQLNDFDHIYIDTPPILNFYSRSALIAAERCLIPFDCDAFSRDALYKLLEAIAEIRADHNENLIVEGVVVNQFQRRARLPQQLVEELSAEGHPVLKTRISPSVKVRESHSQAQPLIHYAPDHKLTEEFRNLYRELHGTSA, from the coding sequence ATGCGCAGGGTCATCTTCAATCAGAAAGGCGGTGTCGGCAAATCCACCATCACCTGCAACCTGGCGGCCATCAGCGCCGCCGAGGGAAAATCCACCCTGGTAGTGGACCTGGACATCCAGGGCAACACCACCCACTATCTCCTGGGGGGCAAGATCGAAGACCCGGAGGAAACCCTGGCCAAGTTCTTCCGCGACACCCTCACCATCAACCCCTTCGCCAAGAACCAGAAGGCCTCGGCCCGGGAGCTGATCCAGGACACCCCCTTCCCCAATCTCTACCTCCTCGCCTCCCACCCGGACATGGAGGAGCTGCAGACCCGGCTGGAATCGCGCCACAAGATCTACAAGCTGCGCGAGGCGCTGGAACAGCTCAACGACTTCGACCACATCTACATCGACACCCCGCCAATCCTCAATTTCTACAGCCGCTCGGCCCTGATTGCCGCCGAGCGCTGCCTGATTCCCTTCGACTGCGACGCCTTCTCCCGCGACGCGCTCTACAAACTGCTGGAGGCCATCGCCGAGATCCGCGCCGATCACAACGAGAATCTGATCGTCGAAGGCGTGGTGGTCAACCAGTTCCAGCGCCGCGCCCGCCTGCCCCAGCAGCTGGTGGAGGAGCTGAGCGCCGAGGGCCATCCGGTGCTCAAGACCCGCATCTCCCCTTCGGTGAAGGTGCGCGAGTCCCACAGTCAGGCCCAACCCCTGATCCACTACGCCCCGGATCACAAGCTGACCGAGGAGTTCAGGAACCTGTACCGGGAACTGCACGGCACATCGGCATGA
- a CDS encoding ABC transporter substrate-binding protein, protein MKAFLILTALLAGLVPQTQAGSRDITVGALAYGTFNWELTVIEREGLDRRQGFRLKIRKLANPQAGRIGLQGGSVDLIVTNWLWVARQRSGGYDFTAVPYSLTHGALIVPPKSPIHTLADLKGKRIGVAGSPLYENWILLKTLARRQHGLDLEQDARPVFGAPPLLNQQLRQGRLDALLNYWHYAARLEAAGYRRLLDGGDLLTRLGITPPVPTLSYVFRERWAADRRDTVTAFLRAAYGAKDAICGDRRVWRYVAPLTGSTDPKIQATLRQRYCQGRLRHWGAPERKAAARLYALLHEAGGDALTGPAAALPRGTFWADFVLPR, encoded by the coding sequence ATGAAAGCTTTCCTCATCCTGACCGCCCTGCTGGCCGGGCTCGTACCGCAGACCCAAGCCGGCAGCCGGGACATCACCGTCGGGGCGCTGGCCTACGGCACCTTCAACTGGGAGCTGACCGTCATCGAGCGGGAAGGGCTGGACCGGCGCCAGGGCTTCCGCCTCAAGATCCGCAAACTCGCCAATCCCCAGGCCGGCCGCATCGGCCTTCAGGGCGGCAGCGTGGATCTGATCGTCACCAACTGGCTGTGGGTGGCGCGCCAGCGCAGTGGCGGGTACGATTTCACCGCCGTGCCCTATTCCCTGACCCACGGCGCCCTGATCGTGCCGCCGAAGTCCCCCATCCACACCCTCGCCGATCTGAAGGGCAAGCGCATCGGTGTCGCCGGCAGCCCCCTGTACGAGAACTGGATCCTGCTCAAGACTCTGGCCAGGCGCCAGCACGGCCTCGATCTGGAACAGGACGCCCGACCGGTGTTCGGGGCCCCGCCGCTGCTCAACCAACAGTTGCGCCAGGGCCGCCTCGACGCCCTGCTCAACTACTGGCACTACGCCGCCCGGTTGGAAGCGGCGGGTTACCGCCGCCTGCTCGACGGCGGCGACCTGCTGACCCGGTTAGGCATCACCCCGCCGGTGCCGACCCTGAGCTACGTGTTCCGGGAGCGCTGGGCCGCCGACCGCCGCGACACGGTCACTGCCTTCCTGCGCGCCGCCTACGGGGCCAAGGACGCCATCTGCGGTGACCGGCGGGTCTGGCGCTACGTCGCGCCCCTGACCGGCAGCACCGATCCCAAAATCCAGGCCACCCTGCGGCAGCGCTACTGTCAGGGCCGCCTGCGCCACTGGGGGGCGCCGGAACGCAAGGCCGCCGCCCGGCTTTACGCCCTGCTGCACGAAGCCGGCGGTGACGCCCTGACCGGCCCGGCCGCCGCTTTGCCCCGCGGCACTTTCTGGGCGGACTTCGTTCTGCCGCGCTAG
- a CDS encoding ABC transporter permease: MQRLIVPLSLLSLMLLWQGLAAWLASPLLPSPWQVFGRLGNEAAGGELLHHLAVTLRRLGISFVTAMLLGCALGILMGRHPLLDRWFDSWLTVFLNIPALVTIILCYVWFGLTETAAILAVVVNKLPNVAVTLREGSRHLDTGLLEMAQVYRFGRWKTLRHVVWPQLYPFVVTAARTGLALIWKIILVVELLGRSDGMGYQLHLFFQLFDVTGILAYTVAFVIVIQLIEWTVLQPLDRFANRWRR, encoded by the coding sequence GTGCAGCGCCTGATCGTCCCCCTGTCGCTGCTGTCCCTGATGCTGCTGTGGCAGGGACTGGCCGCCTGGCTGGCATCGCCCCTGCTGCCGTCGCCGTGGCAGGTGTTCGGGCGCCTGGGCAATGAAGCCGCCGGCGGCGAACTGCTGCATCACCTGGCCGTGACTTTAAGGCGGCTGGGAATCAGCTTCGTGACGGCGATGCTGCTGGGCTGCGCCCTCGGCATCCTCATGGGCCGTCATCCGCTGCTGGACCGCTGGTTCGATTCCTGGCTGACGGTGTTTCTCAACATCCCCGCGCTGGTGACCATCATCCTGTGTTACGTCTGGTTCGGGCTCACCGAGACGGCGGCCATCCTCGCGGTGGTGGTGAACAAACTGCCCAACGTGGCGGTCACTCTGCGGGAGGGCAGCCGCCATCTGGATACCGGCCTGCTGGAGATGGCGCAGGTCTATCGCTTCGGCCGCTGGAAGACCCTGCGCCACGTCGTCTGGCCCCAGCTCTATCCTTTCGTGGTCACCGCCGCCCGCACCGGGCTGGCGCTGATCTGGAAGATCATCCTGGTGGTGGAACTGCTGGGGCGCAGCGACGGCATGGGCTATCAGCTCCACCTGTTCTTCCAGCTGTTCGACGTCACCGGCATCCTGGCCTATACCGTGGCCTTCGTCATCGTCATCCAGCTGATCGAATGGACCGTTCTCCAACCCCTGGACCGCTTCGCCAACCGCTGGCGCCGATGA
- a CDS encoding ABC transporter ATP-binding protein — MIDIHIERKAFAASGRAGAHTAIAGLELHLAEHEFVCLVGPSGCGKTTLLNLIAGLDRDFEGHIRFHKAARPRLGYVFQEPRLLPWRTVRENLALALPADVEPALLDELLEIAGLTAFQHTYPTRLSLGMNRRVALVRAFAVRPDLLLMDEPFVSLDAPTAVRMRRLLRDLWQHRPHTVLFVTHDLREALELGDRIVFLSPPPTRVIREMTLPPHPRGPDTLERLYHRIRGD; from the coding sequence ATGATCGACATCCACATCGAACGCAAGGCCTTTGCCGCCAGCGGCCGGGCCGGTGCTCATACCGCCATCGCCGGCCTCGAGCTGCATCTGGCGGAGCACGAATTCGTCTGCCTGGTGGGACCGTCCGGCTGCGGCAAGACCACGTTGCTCAACCTGATCGCCGGCCTGGACCGGGATTTCGAGGGGCACATCCGCTTTCACAAGGCGGCCAGACCGCGCCTGGGTTACGTCTTTCAGGAGCCGCGCCTGCTCCCCTGGCGCACGGTGCGGGAAAATCTGGCGCTGGCATTGCCGGCGGACGTGGAACCGGCTCTGCTCGACGAACTGCTGGAAATCGCCGGCCTGACTGCCTTCCAGCACACTTACCCCACCCGCCTGTCATTGGGGATGAACCGCCGGGTCGCGCTGGTGCGGGCGTTTGCGGTCCGGCCGGATCTGTTGCTCATGGACGAACCCTTCGTCTCCCTGGATGCTCCCACCGCGGTCCGCATGCGGCGACTGCTGCGGGATTTGTGGCAACACCGCCCCCATACGGTGCTGTTCGTCACTCACGATCTGCGCGAGGCCCTGGAACTGGGCGACCGCATCGTCTTCCTGTCTCCTCCCCCGACCCGCGTCATCCGCGAGATGACGTTGCCCCCCCACCCCCGAGGCCCGGACACCCTGGAACGGCTTTACCACCGGATCCGCGGCGATTGA
- the queA gene encoding tRNA preQ1(34) S-adenosylmethionine ribosyltransferase-isomerase QueA, translated as MRTSDFHYDLPEDLIAREPLPERSASRLLVLEESGEIQDRRFADLVDLLAPGDLLVFNDTKVIPARLYGRKETGGRVEILIERPLADDLALAHVRASKAPKPGQKIGLDQGFGCRVEGREGDLFRLRFVGAPLLEILECIGHVPLPPYIDRPDTEADRRRYQTVYARRPGAVAAPTAGLHFDEAVLARLAAKGVETAFVTLHVGAGTFQPVRVEELERHRMHREVFDVPQATVAAVERTRERGGRVVAVGTTAVRSLEAAAGSGKLIPCRGETELFIRPGYRFRCVDALVTNFHLPESTLLMLVCAFAGYEAVMRAYRHAVAQRYRFFSYGDAMFLSRKS; from the coding sequence ATGCGCACCTCCGACTTTCATTATGACCTGCCCGAAGACTTGATCGCCCGCGAGCCGTTGCCGGAGCGCAGCGCCAGCCGGCTGCTGGTGCTCGAGGAGAGCGGGGAGATTCAGGATCGCCGTTTTGCCGATCTTGTCGATCTGCTTGCGCCGGGGGATCTGCTGGTTTTCAACGATACCAAGGTGATTCCGGCGCGGCTGTACGGCCGCAAGGAAACCGGCGGCCGGGTGGAGATTCTGATCGAACGCCCACTGGCAGACGACTTGGCGCTGGCGCACGTGCGGGCGAGCAAAGCACCCAAGCCGGGGCAGAAGATCGGGCTCGATCAGGGCTTTGGCTGCCGGGTGGAAGGGCGTGAGGGGGATCTGTTCCGCCTGCGTTTCGTGGGGGCGCCGCTGTTGGAAATTCTCGAATGCATCGGCCACGTGCCGCTGCCGCCTTACATCGACCGCCCCGACACCGAAGCGGACCGGCGGCGCTATCAGACCGTTTACGCCCGCCGTCCGGGAGCGGTCGCCGCGCCAACGGCGGGATTGCATTTCGACGAGGCGGTGTTGGCGCGGCTGGCGGCCAAAGGCGTCGAAACCGCCTTTGTCACCCTACACGTGGGGGCCGGGACGTTTCAGCCGGTGCGGGTCGAGGAACTGGAGCGGCACCGCATGCACCGGGAGGTGTTCGATGTGCCGCAAGCCACGGTGGCGGCGGTGGAACGGACCCGCGAGCGGGGCGGGCGGGTGGTCGCGGTGGGGACCACGGCGGTGCGCAGCCTGGAGGCGGCGGCCGGGAGCGGGAAACTGATCCCCTGCCGCGGAGAAACCGAGCTGTTCATCCGTCCCGGTTACCGTTTCCGCTGTGTCGATGCCCTGGTGACCAATTTCCATCTGCCGGAATCGACCCTGCTGATGCTGGTCTGCGCCTTTGCCGGTTACGAGGCGGTCATGCGGGCCTATCGCCATGCGGTGGCGCAGCGCTACCGTTTCTTCAGCTATGGCGACGCCATGTTTCTGAGTCGCAAGTCCTGA
- a CDS encoding bestrophin family protein, which translates to MIHSTRTNFFGFLTSGWKSLLFLLGVTLLAEMIYNRFTDNQVLPLGIDHVGFFVTAISIFLVFRLNEAYGRWWEARKLWGQLVNTSRDFGRQVASWVEHPLVRRQLIQRQIAYVNALRIALRHGPRWDDAPERWREIVPYLDRTELEAMRWVGNIPAQIVRLHSCQLWHHFTESVPDRLLLCQLDRTLSALYDIQGGCERIKNTSFPDRVAKFTFAFVWLFAIALPFIVLDASLDSRDVKEVVLVTFMSYVLVTMERLGRELKNPFENQPNDTPMTALCRTIEIDLRQFLGEEAPPPLKPRKGVLM; encoded by the coding sequence ATGATTCACAGCACGCGCACCAATTTCTTCGGTTTCCTGACCAGTGGCTGGAAGTCCCTGCTGTTCCTGCTGGGAGTGACACTGCTGGCCGAGATGATCTACAACCGTTTCACCGATAACCAGGTTCTTCCTCTTGGGATCGATCATGTCGGCTTTTTCGTCACCGCCATTTCGATCTTTCTGGTGTTCCGCCTCAACGAGGCCTATGGACGCTGGTGGGAGGCGCGTAAACTGTGGGGGCAGTTGGTCAATACCAGCCGGGACTTCGGCAGACAGGTGGCCAGCTGGGTGGAGCATCCGCTGGTCCGGCGGCAGTTGATCCAACGCCAGATCGCCTACGTAAACGCTCTCAGAATCGCATTGCGTCATGGTCCCCGTTGGGATGATGCTCCGGAACGGTGGCGGGAGATCGTTCCCTATCTCGACCGCACCGAGCTGGAGGCGATGCGTTGGGTCGGAAACATTCCAGCGCAGATCGTCCGTTTGCATAGCTGCCAGCTGTGGCATCACTTCACCGAGTCCGTTCCCGATCGTCTGCTGCTCTGTCAGCTAGACCGTACTCTGTCGGCGCTGTATGACATTCAGGGAGGCTGCGAGCGCATCAAGAACACCTCCTTTCCCGATCGGGTGGCAAAGTTCACCTTCGCTTTCGTGTGGTTGTTCGCCATCGCGCTACCTTTCATCGTGCTCGATGCATCCCTGGATTCCAGGGATGTCAAGGAGGTCGTTCTGGTGACCTTCATGTCCTACGTGCTGGTGACGATGGAACGGTTGGGACGGGAACTCAAGAATCCCTTCGAAAACCAGCCAAACGATACGCCCATGACCGCTCTGTGCCGTACCATCGAAATCGATCTGCGGCAATTTCTCGGGGAGGAGGCGCCGCCGCCGCTCAAACCCCGCAAGGGCGTGCTGATGTGA
- the rpoD gene encoding RNA polymerase sigma factor RpoD, which translates to MNREQQQSRIKELIAKGKAQGYLTYAEVNDHLPSDIVDPEQVEHIIAMINDMGINVLEEAPDDAQMLSEAAVGDEEEVEEVVAALVSNNDDIGRTTDPVRMYMREMGTVELLTREGELEIAKRIEEGQNQVAEALSRFPAVMEYFIESFENVLKGDGKVTDLISDFIDLSEPDEEALASAASDDDDAAAAENTGPDLDEVRDKLAQLKKRYAKVRKCLKQYGYEDKRTQKAYDELAEIFMEFRRTPQFFKEMSEILAKVVEEIRAQEKLILDLCVRQAGMPRKEFIDTFVGREADPDWLDELLGKDAPYVARLREQADEIRRAQSKLAAIEKAHFLSIGQIKDINRRVSIGEAKARRAKKEMIEANLRLVISIAKKYTNRGLQFLDLIQEGNIGLMKAVDKFEYRRGYKFSTYATWWIRQAITRSIADQARTIRIPVHMIETINKLNRVSRQMLQEMGREPTPEELAERMEMPEDKVRKVLKIAKEPISMETPIGDDEDSHLGDFIEDSKVLSPVEAATIEGLREAMQSVLSSLTAREAKVLRMRFGIDMNTDHTLEEVGKQFDVTRERIRQIEAKALRKLRHPSRSETLRSFLEE; encoded by the coding sequence ATGAATCGAGAGCAGCAACAGTCCCGGATCAAAGAGCTCATCGCCAAAGGCAAGGCGCAAGGGTACCTCACCTATGCGGAGGTCAACGACCACCTGCCCAGCGATATCGTTGACCCGGAACAGGTCGAGCACATCATCGCCATGATCAACGACATGGGGATCAACGTGCTCGAGGAGGCTCCGGACGACGCCCAGATGTTGTCGGAAGCCGCCGTGGGCGACGAGGAGGAAGTCGAGGAGGTCGTTGCTGCCCTGGTTTCCAACAACGATGACATCGGTCGCACCACGGATCCCGTGCGCATGTACATGCGCGAGATGGGGACGGTGGAGCTGCTCACCCGCGAAGGAGAGCTGGAGATCGCCAAGCGGATCGAGGAGGGCCAGAATCAGGTGGCAGAGGCGCTGTCGCGCTTTCCCGCCGTGATGGAATACTTCATCGAATCCTTTGAAAACGTCCTCAAGGGTGACGGCAAGGTCACCGATCTGATTTCCGATTTCATCGATCTCAGTGAACCGGACGAGGAGGCGCTGGCGTCTGCGGCCTCGGACGATGATGATGCCGCTGCGGCGGAAAATACCGGTCCCGATCTTGATGAAGTCAGGGACAAGCTGGCTCAGCTCAAGAAACGTTACGCCAAGGTGCGCAAGTGTCTCAAGCAGTACGGTTACGAGGACAAGCGCACCCAGAAGGCCTACGACGAGCTGGCGGAAATCTTCATGGAATTCCGCCGCACGCCGCAGTTCTTCAAGGAGATGTCCGAGATTCTGGCCAAAGTGGTCGAGGAAATCCGGGCCCAGGAAAAGCTCATTCTCGATCTGTGTGTCAGGCAGGCGGGGATGCCGCGTAAGGAATTCATCGACACCTTCGTCGGGCGCGAGGCCGACCCTGATTGGCTGGACGAGCTTCTCGGGAAGGACGCGCCTTACGTGGCCCGTCTGCGGGAGCAGGCCGACGAGATTCGCCGGGCTCAGAGCAAGCTGGCGGCGATCGAGAAGGCACATTTCCTCAGTATCGGCCAGATCAAGGACATCAACCGCCGGGTCTCCATCGGCGAGGCCAAGGCGCGCCGCGCCAAGAAAGAGATGATTGAGGCCAACCTGCGCCTGGTGATCTCCATCGCCAAGAAATACACCAACCGTGGCCTCCAGTTCCTGGATTTGATCCAGGAAGGCAACATTGGTTTAATGAAAGCGGTGGACAAGTTCGAGTACCGTCGTGGCTACAAGTTCTCGACCTATGCCACCTGGTGGATCCGGCAGGCCATCACCCGGTCGATCGCCGATCAGGCCCGCACCATTCGCATTCCGGTGCACATGATCGAGACGATCAACAAACTCAACCGAGTCTCGCGCCAGATGCTTCAGGAAATGGGCCGTGAGCCGACGCCGGAGGAGCTGGCCGAGCGCATGGAGATGCCCGAGGACAAGGTCCGCAAGGTGCTCAAGATCGCCAAGGAGCCGATTTCCATGGAAACCCCCATCGGTGACGACGAGGATTCGCACCTGGGGGATTTCATCGAGGACTCCAAGGTCCTCTCGCCCGTGGAGGCGGCTACCATCGAAGGTCTGCGGGAAGCGATGCAGAGCGTGCTGTCGAGCCTGACCGCGCGCGAGGCCAAAGTGCTGCGCATGCGTTTCGGTATCGATATGAACACCGATCACACCTTGGAGGAGGTGGGCAAACAGTTCGACGTCACCCGGGAGCGCATCCGCCAGATAGAGGCCAAGGCATTGCGCAAGCTGCGCCATCCCTCCCGTTCGGAGACGCTACGCAGCTTCCTCGAGGAGTGA